Below is a window of Perca fluviatilis chromosome 6, GENO_Pfluv_1.0, whole genome shotgun sequence DNA.
caaaaacagctggtttctcattattttgttttgtggttcAAACGAAAAAACAAACTATCAAAACGTACACAGACCCTGAATACTGTTGGACAGCCAGACTGCTTTGAAACCATATAACGTTTTCAGTTCAGTATACTCTGCCATGCAGTgtaaccaaaaaaacaacaaccccaAAACAGTTTCATCTATCATGCATGTTTTAAACATTCATATTCTAGTACTAGCAGTCCATGAAACTTCTAGTCCTAGCAAGCAGGATGTACAGTTGGCTGTAAATGGTTGGAACATGAGTAAAGCGTACTTGAGGAGGAGAACAAAGGTCCTGTAGAATGTTGCCTGTTGATCAAGACTCAGTAACTCAATAACCTTCTAGCCAATCAGCATCAATTATTCTACCAAAACATTGTATAACAAAAGGACACTCAGCCTAAAGACACATACATCTGTTCCGTTAATGGAAGGGAATTCACTATCATAAACTTAGTACCTGAGACAAAAGGTGCCAGTATCATACTCCTCCAGGTCCTGGAGAAACTGGAAATCTGGGGAgaaaataaagttaataaaattaGCTTTGCAGCCCTTTCTCTATTATCACTTGTGTTGTAGCAGTGATAATTGGAAGCAATTTTACCTTTGGCACCACATCTACTGGTTAAGTCATATACCATTTAACTGCAGCGTTGCTGGTTTAATTCTGGCCGTGAAATCTTTGCGGCATTTCATATCCAGCCCTCTCTTTGCTCACATTTCCTGTCTATATCTCTACTGTCACTATTATAGAACGGCAACTGGCCGCCATCTGAGTCCTGGCTCTGGTGCAGGTTGTATTTCTGATATTTTGTAACAATGAAGATATTTATCCAAACACTTTGGGACCACATTGAACTTTACTGAAATTTACCATGTCTCAAGTAACAGAGATAAATGGCAAcattatttgcatttctttaaaggggtgatagaatgattatataggatatttcaaactgttccttaaggtctcctaatggggtatttaacattggttgggctgaaaatggcctggttgatattttattggcccttacatgtatgcatccctgtgttttggccctatttgtaacaagagctttttcttccaaatatggtatgctcatgaatatttagatgagctgcgcgctgattggttgagcgaatcctcatacacacacattagagacaagacagcaggtctcatattccagacactgcaatgttttgttaccaaattcacttctgagacttttttatgccagaaatcaactatataaagctcgaatatgggccgttttacgaaaattgatggctaattgcaaattgggtaagacgtgtcggactttaggagctccacacagtctgacaaaaaaaagcggcagcctgctgggctccatacccagggcaaagtcaccctttgtggattactgcactaccggggctccgcagccggctgccggcataactataataaatttacattttgaatttcgtcacggcacttatatcacagctaccccaaggtcttacaaagctaaccgttgtgtcagattccaatttaaggcatttttgtgaacgtcaggggtcttgttaggagtatcagctagctagctatgtgtcccattcaatacaatgggaaaagatcgcggctagctagctacactttcggcataactatagtatatttacaatttgaatttcatcatggcacttatattacaggttccccaaggtcttacaaagcttagctaacacttgtccgatttcaatttaatgcatttttgtgaatttcagaggtctcgttaggaggaggctagctagctctcattgatggactccagctcaccgcgggctctatcaatgagactcgcggacaagaggcgtttatttccccgatcgtttgtttaaataactcaacacacatatccattataagattaactggaacctgagGTAAGAGATTAcgggtgtaacaagctcgcttaCTGtgctctcagtcacacaccggccatttagcaggaagaggggagggagaacatcgagctgcaggccctggagctctgtgaGGGCACcggcatttggtagtccagtcacccagaaagggtgagtttgcgcgggtattgagcaccgcgggctgccggccgtgatggagctcaatcgagctcacagcaggccggggtctgtgaaggaggacaggcagggcggcaatgtagcaacccaggcagcaccagccactgaactccgacacacagtcggacaaaatttgcaattagccatcaatattcgtaaaacggcccatatttgagctttacatagttgatttctcgcataaaaaagtttctagCAGGTCGTACACCTGATACTCCAAGCACAGGTCAGCCACCAACCGCACCGCCTGAAAGGACAAAGGGTACTTCAGTTATCAGTGCCTCCAGTTGAGAGACAAAGATATAGCATTTCAGATAATATCTGTATGGGAATATAAAATACAGAAACTTCAACACATCTTACACACCTCTTAAATTAACTTGGCAATTCATTATTCCATGAGTACTATTAAACGTGTTTCCTATTACTGAATTTTGTTCCTGGGGATCTGCAACTCAGCCAGAGTGGCCGAATCAGCGAGGCGGACGAGACAAAGCAGCACTCGAGTCCTGATGGCAGAAGGTCAAACGAGGCCCATAAGTGCTGAGCGGCTACAGGAGGAAATCCAAAAAACAGACATCAGTCACTTTCTCTGGACACTTTGTCCAATTTTGACTCACTGCAATGTATTACTCACCCAGGTTTCAGCAGATAGGATAGGGTTTAGGAGACGGACAGCATCATCCATGGGGCAAGACTGCAGCATGTACACCACCCTGAGActtacctgtcaagttttggatttgaaaataagggaaattttccggtgcccaccccgaccaagctccagtatcccttacattttaagacaggtgtacaagaaagctaaaatcaccacttgatgcagaatgctgaaaacatttacaatttataacattgcttgtctttacatttacattttattttcattccacatattcttttcatttcatattgcttttcttttacagtttttcttttaatttcacgtaacttttctttagtgagttattctacaaatgtgttgcagactttgcattctttaagactgttttggaaggagtgtattagtgggcggggccagagtggttcatgttacctgagagtagagcgcaaacagttctgttgtctaatgtcctcctattctctgtaacaatctttcgtaccgtgctaaacaccctttctcaacttgcattgctatggggaatgcatagtaaagccttcagaagttttggcagcgcaccgtctctgtcgttttcttctttttccccgtgttgtcactcatcatctgacctcacacactaacctcgcgacaactgccacctacagtacctgtagtaggctactgcaggtggaagttatcgcgaggctagtgacagagctcagcttgggaatgttttttttcttttttttactccgctcgggcccggggtattattattttttaataacgcaggttaaaatacgggagatttacgggaaaatactaatacgtgaggacggcgggaaagaagggtaaaatacgggactttcccggccaaaacgggatacttgacagatATGCCCTGAGAGCAtcaaataaacacaataaacagaGAAGCTGACACATATTGGTGTTCCTACTATTTGCCCAATAATTGTGGATGTCAAAAAATACAGGGAAAGAAAAATTATATGTGTAACAGACAAGCAACTGACTAGAAAGTACTAGAAATAGATACAAACTTATCTTCATCTAATTACTGTCAACAGAATTTCTTCAGTGATCACTCACTATTATGTTTAAGCAGATATTTTAAAGTGGTAAAGAAAACAGAGTTCTTTCTATTTCTTTTCTATTGAATTTtcattataaaaaacataattaaaggCTACTCAGAAGCAAAATGTGGCAAAAAAGTAACAGCAATGTCTCTACCTCATTAAGTCTGGGTCCTCCTCAATGTTGCTGATACACTCATGATTACCAATATCCTTTATCAAAGAAAAATATGATTTGTCAAATTTCTACACAATGGACTATaatttgctaaaacacaatGTAAACAGATGAACAGAAACTGTGATTAGCGAATAAAAggtgcaggaaatcgtcacaggtcggactcgaaccctggacctctgcatcaaaGTATAAAGCTCTCAgcatatgtgtgcctgctctacccactgagccaacccagccacatGTTACAGATTTTCTGGAGATTCACTTTGTTGATGGTGGCTATTTCCTGAATCGCTGCATGAATATCTATTAATCATCACCAAACACCACACAACAGGAAACAAACACTGCTATCATGTTAAGCTTCCTTCCTCATTATTTCTAAAGCATTCTCAAAATAAGGCATTAGATTCAAATCTTGTGTTAAAACTGTTACTCTtgttatttgtgtttattgCAACGGATGCATTACCATACTTTAAATTGTACAACAATTCACTTGATacatattgaaaaaaaactgtatacaTCACTCACCACCCCCAGAGCATTCTGCTAATCTCCGAATGTACAAAACCATCACACTTCACACCACCCCCACCCGAAATATAAATTTTAAACTCCATATACACTACATGAATGTATATCTTTGCCAACATCCACACCTGCACACAAACATATCCAAATACAAacagacatgcatgcatgtgtgcaccAAAAGGGATCTTAtacaaatatttcaaaataattatatagCAAAATGTGGCAGTGAAAGGGCTAAAAGTCAGAACAGATAATGCTTTTCAGTTCCTAAATTTAAAGAGCCAAGAGTTTTTCAGGGACATTTAATAATGGTTATAATTGAAACGAGAACAGTTAAACATGCAGTAAATGGATTTCAATTGAAGTTAATGCAATAAGATAAAGGACTCATTAATGATTTTTATACAAGCCTCAAGGGCAAAATGTTTAAAGGGTTTCTACATGCAAGGCATTGTAAACTGATAATGTTCAATAATACTGGCCCCTCTGATGCAAATAGTCAACCCTTCTTTAAAATAACTTTGCGTGTTAACATTTAATGAAAAGCAGAACCACCGGGCTTCCTAGAAATGCAAAAACCcacatcacattttttttcGTAAAGAGGTTTCCCTTTAAAGAATGCAGACAGTCCTCAATGTGTTATTCCTCTGATCTGTAGTCAGCGAGGCAACACTAAACTCAACATGAAATGCAATTTCACTGGAACTCTGCTGATCAGTGTGCTCCCTCCACTGTTGGTGACAGAATTTGTTTTGGGAGTCCTTGGAAATGGTTTGGCTCTCTGGATCTTCTGCTTCCACCTGAAGCCCTGGAAGAGCAGCACGGTGTTACTCTTTAACCTGGCAATGGCTGACTTCTTTCTCATCATGGTTTTGCCTTTCCGTGCCAGCTACTACATCTCTGAGATCAAGTGGAGGTTTGGAGACGCTCTCTGCAACACCTGCCTCTTCATGTTGGCAATGAACCGCAGTGGAAGTACCCTCTTCTTGATGGCTATCGCTGTGGATAGGTACATGCGTGTGGTGCATCCCCATCATCCCATCAACTCTCTGAGTATCTCCAAAGCCATGTGTGGAGCACTTGCACTATGGTTGCTCACCATCTCAATTTCAGCTCATGTCTTCACtctgcaacacaacaacacaacctACTGTGAGAGCTTCATGATTGAGACTGAAGCCCACAGTAATCTGAGCTGGCATAAATTTACGTTCCTCTTTTCCTTCTATATGCCTCTGCTTGTGATTCTCTACTGCACATTCCAAATTATTGGCCACCTGAGAAGGAGACAGTTGGCCCAGCATGCAAAGATTAAGAAGGCTCTGTGCTTCATCACAGTAGTGGCGGTGCTCTTCATCATTTGCTTCCTCCCGAGCAACATCACACAACTGCTGATTTGGATCAAGTTCCAACAAGTACCCAGCAGCACCCTCTCTGATCCTGAAGTCTGCCTTGCTCTGGAAGACCTGACCACCGTGTTTTACATCACCATTAGCCTGACCTATCTCAACAGCGTGCTGGACCCTGTGGTTTACTACTTCTCCAGCCCTGTCTTCAAGAACATCTGCAGGAAAGCTCTTCATCTGTCCCAAGCAGACACTGCTGAAAGTGCAGAGAAGAAAACTCGAGAAACAGGCTCCCAGTCGCTCAGCCAGCTGTGATCACAAAATCTAGGAAATCATTGAGCTAGATGCAGCTTGATTTGTGCAAGTGCAAACGATTGTTATAGTGTTTAATTCTCATATACAGTAGTTATCCAGTACTGCACCTAAAAAAAGAATTGCCTTTGGAAAACAGATGCTCTTGTAACATTGGAAAGTTATTTTTACTTCTCTATATATTGtctgcactttttttaaatatttcttttGCCACATATATTCTCATGTAAAGCCATGAAATAATTTATGTAGACTACTTAATATTTAGTATGACTTATACAGACAccagctggaatcagagaatttgaactttttcattaaaaaaaatgactttaagCGATTTTGTTATAATCAAAATAGATTAATTtagtagttgacaactaatcgattaatctatgCCGCTCTAAATACAAGTtatagtgcagtgtaagaaatgagCAATTACTTAATAAAGGCAgcataaaaaagaaatgaccaGAATCAGTCTTATTAATGAAATATATTTTCTccaactttttttaatttaaattttaacaACAAATAACATAAAACATAGGCCAAAGTGAACAAAGCATAGTTTAAACAGCATGTCACTTCCCCTCCAGTCCCCTACCCACCCGAAAACCAACCCAGTTCAGGTCCAAAACAGACAGGGACAAACAACACAGACCTAtgcacactgacagacacacaccagtaAGGACACACAACATCCTATTAATGAGATATATAAaggtaaaattaaaaaaaaagtgttttttaaccATGTTTCCCTGAAATATTTCATTTGACTTCCACCTACCATGAAGTGCATGCACTTATACATACAAACAATACATAGAAGTCACTATAAGAATTGATAACCAAAATAAATCccaacagaggatgtacttcctgcggcagctgaagaaattcaacctgccaatgacaatgatggtgcacttctacacagccatcattgagtccatcctcacatcctccatcaccatctggtacactgctgccactgccaaggacaagggcagactgcagcgtgtcattcggtcagctgagaaggtgattggctgcaatctcccgccgctccaggacctttacgccaccaggactctgaagcgtgctggaaagattgtggctgacccctcccaccccagacacaaactctttgaaccactcccctctggcaggaggctgaggtccatcaggaccaaaacctcatgTCACAAGgacagctttttcccctccgccactagccttattaacaaggcccggaaaccaccctgactctctccacacCCACCTCTGGCTCTACATGCCACTGTACTTAATCTGCTCTTTTTATCTTAATTGTTactcttattttattacatcctgtgtgtgtatatatacacatatatttatatatttatacttatattgtctgttctgttaacctgtttgtttaacttattttagataatgtgtgacatgcacctactacaccaaaacaaattccttgtatgtgtaaaaaatgtacttggcaataaagcttttctgattctgattctgcgATCACAGTAATACGATTTGTCACAATAACGCAAGCATATTAGATTCAAATGTGAAGAAGTCTGGTCAAATGGCCTTGTATCTTACACAtccaatacaaaacaaaacatgagttGGTGAGAATATGTATTATGGAATTTAGATGTTTGCTTGGTATGTTCTGCTAATTACTCATCATGTGGAAGTCATATTACCTGCACATCTAATCTTTCATTTCTATTTACACTTTGGAATCTGTTCTACTTCGACAAATGTTATCAttacagtttttgttgttgttcttgaTCTGTCTGTACCTTGTTATTGCCCCCTCCCTCTTACACTTATCTTGtaaatatttagaatattttaagtattttgtctttatcttagtatttttaaaaataaaaatgtaatgcaagATGAAAAACAAGTAATTGTTACTAACTTAATTCACATAAATGAGTAAACAGCACGACACACAGCTGTACTCATTTACAACTCAACTCAACTTCAGCCGCTGCAGATGTGTGCATCTGGTGAGCTCTTTGAAACAGCCAATGATTTTCAGTACAGATAGTGTGGTTCATACCACatttataaatacaaatataataaaCCACAAACACCTCCTCCCTTACATTTAGATGGTTCTCAAAAAAGTATGCAGACAGCCATTTAAGGGTTGTTACATTGACCAAAAGTAAACTCAATTACCTTACAGGCACATAATAATCTCAAATAAATAACTTCATATAGAAACACTTGAATCACATCTCTAATACACTTTTACAGTAAGCAATAGATAGATATATTAAACTACCACCAAATATCTTAATAACTATTGGCAGGTTTTAAAAACATGTCTCTATAGAATACATTTTGCATACAtctaaaaactaatttgttTGATATTCCACTCAGTCAACATACTGCATGCTGACATAATATACATTACATTCCCATTCATGCTCTTCATAGTATGGTACACACAAAGGGAAGTTGTGTATGATGCAGTAATACACAAGAAATATGTTGCAATAATTATGCAGATGTTACACTGCCAGGTAATGAATATTATTTGTCTACTAATACATTTCAGGGATTACAATcacagactgtaaatattatatccatatttacagtctatggttacaatgctgaccaaacatatttttttgtgtgtgtaactgtctgAGGGACAGTGTTACTGAGATTTCATGTTTAGTCTATATTTTGATAATTTCATTAGTGTTTGAATTCATACagtaattaaaaacataaaaaaattaataaataagtgTTTAAAAAGGGATGTTGGATTTAAAATTGTACTAAAACAGAGTTTAGAAGACCACACCTGTGACAAAATATACGGCCTCAAACAAAGATTTTGCACGGTCCAAGAGGCGCACACAGTAATTGTGCTTTTGTATTTCAGCCTTGTCATATTTGTGTTTAATATTTGTTGTAATTTCCTTGCATTTAATGCACTTTCTGTACTGATGTGACGTTAACATTGTGGGGCCCGTCTAGTTAAGGAAACGTGCTTAAAAGACTGTAAAATGACTGAAAGAAGTATATTTGACTCGTATTTCATGTGTTTAGTTTTCCTGTAGTTTTCACGGTGTCTTACGACGAAAAGGTGGAAATAAATGAGCAAAGGACATCTGTATGATGCGTGGCCTATAATTGGACCAGTGTAATTACAGTGAAAACATAACGCCAGCATGGCCAAGAGTCTAAAGTGAGAGTCTTACTAAAGAGCAGCGTGTGtccgtgaagagagagagaagcatcGCCGGGCAG
It encodes the following:
- the LOC120560984 gene encoding hydroxycarboxylic acid receptor 2-like; the protein is MKCNFTGTLLISVLPPLLVTEFVLGVLGNGLALWIFCFHLKPWKSSTVLLFNLAMADFFLIMVLPFRASYYISEIKWRFGDALCNTCLFMLAMNRSGSTLFLMAIAVDRYMRVVHPHHPINSLSISKAMCGALALWLLTISISAHVFTLQHNNTTYCESFMIETEAHSNLSWHKFTFLFSFYMPLLVILYCTFQIIGHLRRRQLAQHAKIKKALCFITVVAVLFIICFLPSNITQLLIWIKFQQVPSSTLSDPEVCLALEDLTTVFYITISLTYLNSVLDPVVYYFSSPVFKNICRKALHLSQADTAESAEKKTRETGSQSLSQL